The proteins below are encoded in one region of Aphelocoma coerulescens isolate FSJ_1873_10779 chromosome 4, UR_Acoe_1.0, whole genome shotgun sequence:
- the TBC1D9 gene encoding TBC1 domain family member 9 isoform X1, giving the protein MWVNPEEVLLANALWVTERANPYFILQRRKGHGGDGGGGGLAGLLVGTLDVVLDSSARVAPYRILYQAPDSLVYWTIACGCSRKEITEHWEWLEQNLLQTLSIFENENDINTFVRGKIQGIIAEYNKINGIKEDDDTEKFKEAIVKFHKLFGMPEEEKLVNYYSCSYWKGKVPRQGWVYLSINHLCFYSFLMGREAKLVIRWVDITQLEKNATLLFPDMIKVSTRSSEHFFSVFLNISETFKLMEQLANIAMRQLLDNEGFEQDRSLPKLKKKSPKKVSALKRDLDARAKSERYRALFRLPKDEKLDGHTDCTLWTPFNKMHILGQMFVSTNYICFTSKEENLCSLIIPLREVTIVEKADSSSVLPSPLSISTKNRMTFLFANLKDRDFLVQRISDFLQQTTSKIYLDKNISGSYISSDDEVFTRSSSLISASPHKSLSSESEGERQFNLNDNGIPTATQALMTMYRRRSPEEFNPKLAKEFLKEQAWKIHFAEYGQGVCMYRTEKTRDLVLKGIPESMRGELWLLFSGAINEMATHPGYYEDLVEKSMGKYNLATEEIERDLHRSLPEHPAFQNEMGIAALRRVLTAYAFRNPNIGYCQAMNIVTSVLLLYAKEEEAFWLLVALCERMLPDYYNTRVVGALVDQGVFEELARDYIPQLYDCMQDLGVISTISLSWFLTLFLSVMPFESAVVVVDCFFCEGIKVIFQLALAVLEANVDKLLNCKDDGEAMTVLGRYLDSITNKDSTLPPIPHLHSLLSDDVEPYPEVDIFRLIRSSYEKFGSIRADLIEQMRFKQRLKVIQTLEDTTKRNVVRTIVTETSFTIDELEELYALFKAEHLTSCYWGGNSNATERHDPSLPYLEQYRIDFEQFKGMFALLFPWACGTHSDILAARLFRLLDENGDLLINFREFVSGLSAACHGDLTEKLKLLYKMHVLPDPSPEQEEPDSAFEATQYFFEDITPDCTHVVGLDSRNKHGVVDDGFVTVSLKTDKVGKKSSQENRNYLRMWSQENKSKAKTTKDLPKLNQGQFIELCKTMYNMFSEDPNEQDLYHATAAVTSLLLEIGEVGKLFSMQPPNDTDSSNNCSKAIQSELFQKKEHQQYALEQHKAFRGSLMASEEEAACTDSALGMQMEDIKLEDSSPRDNGACSSMLISDDDTKDDSSMSSYSVLSAGSHDEEKLHCEDIGEDTVLVRSNHTPALRRSTSIDRDWAITFEQFLASLLTEPALVRYFDKPVSMMARITNAKNIRMRGKPITSASDYEISTMSG; this is encoded by the exons gTTGCTCGAGGAAGGAAATCACTGAACACTGGGAATGGCTGGAACAGAATTTGTTGCAAACTCTTTCAATCTTTGAAAATGAGAACGACATTAACACATTTGTTAGAGGAAAAATACAG GGCATCATTGCTGAGTACAACAAAATCAACGGCATCAAAGAGGACGATGACACAGAAAAATTCAAGGAAGCCATAGTGAAATTTCACAAGCTGTTTGGGATGCCAGAAGAAGAGAAATTAGTGAACTACTACTCCTGCAGTTACTGGAAGGGGAAGGTTCCCCGTCAGGGCTGGGTGTATCTCAGCATTAATCACCTTTGCTTTTACTCTTTCCTCATGGGCAGGGAAG CAAAGTTAGTTATCCGTTGGGTTGATATCACTCAGCTTGAGAAGAATGCTacactgctcttccctgatATGATCAAAGTGAGCACAAGGTCAAGCGAACATTTCTTCTCAGTATTCCTTAATATCAGTGAGACATTTAAACTTATGGAACAGCTTGCCAATATAGCTATGCGACAGCTTTTGGACAATGAAGGATTTGAACAAGACAGGTCATTAcccaaactgaaaaagaaatcccccaaaaaagtaTCTGCTCTAAAACG gGATCTTGATGCCAGAGCAAAGAGCGAGAGATATCGTGCATTGTTCCGACTTCCCAAGGATGAGAAATTAGATGGACACACAGACTGTACTCTTTGGACTCCATTCAACAAAATGCATATTTTGGGTCAGATGTTTGTTTCTACAAACTACATTTGCTTTACTAGTAAAGAAGAGAACTTGTGCAGCCTTATTATCCCTCTTCGAGAg GTGACAATAGTGGAAAAGGCAGACAGCTCCAGTGTGCTGCCCAGCCCACTGTCAATCAGCACGAAAAACAGAATGACGTTCCTCTTTGCCAACTTGAAAGACAGAGACTTTCTTGTACAGAGGATCTCAGACTTTCTGCAACAAACCACTTCAAAAATATACTTGGATAAAAATATTTCCGGAAGCTATATCAGCTCAGATGATGAG GTGTTTACAAGGTCAAGTAGTTTAATTTCTGCCAGCCCTCACAAAAGCCTGAGCTCTGAGTCAGAAGGAGAGCGACAGTTCAACCTCAATGATAATGGCATTCCAACAGCAACTCAGGCTTTAATGACAATGTATCGGCGCAGGTCACCTGAGGAGTTCAACCCTAAGCTG gCTAAGGAGTTCCTGAAGGAACAGGCCTGGAAGATTCACTTTGCTGAATATGGCCAAGGGGTCTGTATGTATCGTACAGAGAAAACAAGAGACCTTGTGCTAAAGGGCATTCCAGAAAGCATGAGGGGGGAACTTTGGCTGCTCTTTTCAG GAGCCATTAATGAAATGGCCACTCATCCTGGCTACTATGAGGACCTAGTGGAGAAATCGATGGGAAAATACAATCTTGCTACAGAAGAGATAGAGAGGGATCTGCACCGCTCCCTTCCAGAGCACCCTGCATTCCAGAATGAGATGGGTATTGCTGCTTTAAGGAGAGTCTTGACAGCTTATGCTTTCAGAAATCCAAACATAGGATATTGTCAG gCTATGAATATTGTCACTTCAGTGCTCCTCCTTTATGCAAAAGAGGAGGAAGCTTTCTGGCTGCTGGTGGCTCTGTGTGAGCGTATGCTGCCTGACTACTACAACACAAGAGTTGTTG GAGCATTGGTTGATCAAGGTGTCTTTGAAGAGTTGGCTCGTGACTACATTCCACAGCTTTATGACTGCATGCAGGACTTGGGTGTAATCTCCACCATCTCCCTGTCCTGGTTCCTCACTCTTTTCCTCAGTGTAATGCCATTTGAAAGTGCAGTGGTGGTTGTGGATTGTTTCTTCTGTGAAGGAATAAAGGTGATATTTCAGTTAGCACTTGCTGTCCTCGAAGCTAATGTAGACAAGCTGCTTAACTGTAAAGATGATGGAGAAGCCATGACAGTCTTGGGAAG atATTTGGACAGCATAACTAATAAGGACAGCACTCTTCCTCCCATTCCTCATCTTCACTCCCTGCTCAGTGATGATGTAGAGCCTTATCCTGAGGTGGATATCTTCAGGCTAATCAGGTCTTCCTATGAG aaATTTGGAAGTATCCGGGCAGATTTAATTGAACAAATGAGATTCAAACAAAGACTGAAAGTCATCCAAACCCTAGAAGATACTACGAAGCGCAATGTG GTACGAACTATTGTGACAGAGACTTCTTTTACTATCGATGAACTGGAGGAACTATATGCACTTTTCAAG GCAGAACACCTGACCAGCTGCTACTGGGGAGGAAACAGCAATGCCACGGAGCGGCACGACCCCAGCCTGCCTTACCTGGAGCAGTACCGCATTGACTTTGAGCAGTTCAAGGGCATGTTcgccctcctcttcccctgggCATGTGGAACTCACTCAGATATATTGGCTGCCCGCTTGTTCAGGCTTCTGGATGAAAATGGAGACCTGCTCATCAACTTCCGTGAATTCGTCTCTGGGCTAA GTGCAGCGTGCCATGGAGATCTCACAGAGAAGCTGAAGCTCCTGTATAAAATGCATGTTTTGCCTG ATCCATCCCCTGAGCAAGAAGAGCCAGACTCTGCTTTTGAAGCTACTCAGTACTTTTTTGAGGACATCACACCAGACTGTACACATG TTGTTGGCCTAGACAGCAGGAACAAACATGGAGTAGTAGATGATGGGTTTGTTACAGTGAGTCTGAAAACAGACAAAG TAGGCAAGAAGAGCTCACAAGAGAATCGAAATTACCTGAGAATGTGGAGCCAAGAGAATAAATCCAAAGCAAAAACCACAAAGGACTTGCCAAAGCTGAATCAG GGGCAGTTCATTGAGCTGTGCAAGACGATGTACAACATGTTCAGTGAAGACCCCAATGAGCAGGACCTGTACCATGCTACGGCTGCCGTGACGAGCTTGCTTCTGGAGATCGGGGAGGTTGGGAAGCTCTTCAGCATGCAGCCCCCCAACGACACAGACAGCAGCAACAACTGCAGCAAAGCTATTCAGAGCGAGCTGTTCCAGAAGAAGGAGCACCAGCAGTACGCCCTGGAACAGCACAAGGCATTCCGGGGCAGCCTCATGGCCAGCGAGGAGGAGGCCGCTTGCACCGACAGCGCCCTGGGCATGCAGATGGAAGACATTAAGCTGGAAGACTCTTCTCCCAGGGACAACGGAGCCTGTTCCTCCATGCTCATTTCCGATGACGACACGAAAGATGACAGTTCCATGTCCTCCTACTCGGTGCTGAGCGCGGGCTCACATGACGAGGAGAAGCTGCACTGTGAGGACATCGGGGAGGACACAGTTCTGGTGCGGAGCAACCACACCCCTGCCCTCCGCAGGAGCACAAGCATTGACAGGGACTGGGCCATCACCTTCGAACAGTTTTTAGCCTCCCTTCTGACTGAGCCAGCGCTGGTCAGGTACTTTGACAAGCCTGTGTCCATGATGGCTAGGATTACTAATGCTAAAAACATAAGGATGAGGGGTAAACCAATAACCTCGGCCAGTGACTATGAAATCTCTACTATGTCGGGATAA
- the TBC1D9 gene encoding TBC1 domain family member 9 isoform X2 codes for MWVNPEEVLLANALWVTERANPYFILQRRKGHGGDGGGGGLAGLLVGTLDVVLDSSARVAPYRILYQAPDSLVYWTIACGCSRKEITEHWEWLEQNLLQTLSIFENENDINTFVRGKIQGIIAEYNKINGIKEDDDTEKFKEAIVKFHKLFGMPEEEKLVNYYSCSYWKGKVPRQGWVYLSINHLCFYSFLMGREAKLVIRWVDITQLEKNATLLFPDMIKVSTRSSEHFFSVFLNISETFKLMEQLANIAMRQLLDNEGFEQDRSLPKLKKKSPKKVSALKRDLDARAKSERYRALFRLPKDEKLDGHTDCTLWTPFNKMHILGQMFVSTNYICFTSKEENLCSLIIPLREVTIVEKADSSSVLPSPLSISTKNRMTFLFANLKDRDFLVQRISDFLQQTTSKIYLDKNISGSYISSDDEVFTRSSSLISASPHKSLSSESEGERQFNLNDNGIPTATQALMTMYRRRSPEEFNPKLAKEFLKEQAWKIHFAEYGQGVCMYRTEKTRDLVLKGIPESMRGELWLLFSGAINEMATHPGYYEDLVEKSMGKYNLATEEIERDLHRSLPEHPAFQNEMGIAALRRVLTAYAFRNPNIGYCQAMNIVTSVLLLYAKEEEAFWLLVALCERMLPDYYNTRVVGALVDQGVFEELARDYIPQLYDCMQDLGVISTISLSWFLTLFLSVMPFESAVVVVDCFFCEGIKVIFQLALAVLEANVDKLLNCKDDGEAMTVLGRYLDSITNKDSTLPPIPHLHSLLSDDVEPYPEVDIFRLIRSSYEKFGSIRADLIEQMRFKQRLKVIQTLEDTTKRNVVRTIVTETSFTIDELEELYALFKAEHLTSCYWGGNSNATERHDPSLPYLEQYRIDFEQFKGMFALLFPWACGTHSDILAARLFRLLDENGDLLINFREFVSGLSAACHGDLTEKLKLLYKMHVLPDPSPEQEEPDSAFEATQYFFEDITPDCTHVVGLDSRNKHGVVDDGFVTVSLKTDKGKKSSQENRNYLRMWSQENKSKAKTTKDLPKLNQGQFIELCKTMYNMFSEDPNEQDLYHATAAVTSLLLEIGEVGKLFSMQPPNDTDSSNNCSKAIQSELFQKKEHQQYALEQHKAFRGSLMASEEEAACTDSALGMQMEDIKLEDSSPRDNGACSSMLISDDDTKDDSSMSSYSVLSAGSHDEEKLHCEDIGEDTVLVRSNHTPALRRSTSIDRDWAITFEQFLASLLTEPALVRYFDKPVSMMARITNAKNIRMRGKPITSASDYEISTMSG; via the exons gTTGCTCGAGGAAGGAAATCACTGAACACTGGGAATGGCTGGAACAGAATTTGTTGCAAACTCTTTCAATCTTTGAAAATGAGAACGACATTAACACATTTGTTAGAGGAAAAATACAG GGCATCATTGCTGAGTACAACAAAATCAACGGCATCAAAGAGGACGATGACACAGAAAAATTCAAGGAAGCCATAGTGAAATTTCACAAGCTGTTTGGGATGCCAGAAGAAGAGAAATTAGTGAACTACTACTCCTGCAGTTACTGGAAGGGGAAGGTTCCCCGTCAGGGCTGGGTGTATCTCAGCATTAATCACCTTTGCTTTTACTCTTTCCTCATGGGCAGGGAAG CAAAGTTAGTTATCCGTTGGGTTGATATCACTCAGCTTGAGAAGAATGCTacactgctcttccctgatATGATCAAAGTGAGCACAAGGTCAAGCGAACATTTCTTCTCAGTATTCCTTAATATCAGTGAGACATTTAAACTTATGGAACAGCTTGCCAATATAGCTATGCGACAGCTTTTGGACAATGAAGGATTTGAACAAGACAGGTCATTAcccaaactgaaaaagaaatcccccaaaaaagtaTCTGCTCTAAAACG gGATCTTGATGCCAGAGCAAAGAGCGAGAGATATCGTGCATTGTTCCGACTTCCCAAGGATGAGAAATTAGATGGACACACAGACTGTACTCTTTGGACTCCATTCAACAAAATGCATATTTTGGGTCAGATGTTTGTTTCTACAAACTACATTTGCTTTACTAGTAAAGAAGAGAACTTGTGCAGCCTTATTATCCCTCTTCGAGAg GTGACAATAGTGGAAAAGGCAGACAGCTCCAGTGTGCTGCCCAGCCCACTGTCAATCAGCACGAAAAACAGAATGACGTTCCTCTTTGCCAACTTGAAAGACAGAGACTTTCTTGTACAGAGGATCTCAGACTTTCTGCAACAAACCACTTCAAAAATATACTTGGATAAAAATATTTCCGGAAGCTATATCAGCTCAGATGATGAG GTGTTTACAAGGTCAAGTAGTTTAATTTCTGCCAGCCCTCACAAAAGCCTGAGCTCTGAGTCAGAAGGAGAGCGACAGTTCAACCTCAATGATAATGGCATTCCAACAGCAACTCAGGCTTTAATGACAATGTATCGGCGCAGGTCACCTGAGGAGTTCAACCCTAAGCTG gCTAAGGAGTTCCTGAAGGAACAGGCCTGGAAGATTCACTTTGCTGAATATGGCCAAGGGGTCTGTATGTATCGTACAGAGAAAACAAGAGACCTTGTGCTAAAGGGCATTCCAGAAAGCATGAGGGGGGAACTTTGGCTGCTCTTTTCAG GAGCCATTAATGAAATGGCCACTCATCCTGGCTACTATGAGGACCTAGTGGAGAAATCGATGGGAAAATACAATCTTGCTACAGAAGAGATAGAGAGGGATCTGCACCGCTCCCTTCCAGAGCACCCTGCATTCCAGAATGAGATGGGTATTGCTGCTTTAAGGAGAGTCTTGACAGCTTATGCTTTCAGAAATCCAAACATAGGATATTGTCAG gCTATGAATATTGTCACTTCAGTGCTCCTCCTTTATGCAAAAGAGGAGGAAGCTTTCTGGCTGCTGGTGGCTCTGTGTGAGCGTATGCTGCCTGACTACTACAACACAAGAGTTGTTG GAGCATTGGTTGATCAAGGTGTCTTTGAAGAGTTGGCTCGTGACTACATTCCACAGCTTTATGACTGCATGCAGGACTTGGGTGTAATCTCCACCATCTCCCTGTCCTGGTTCCTCACTCTTTTCCTCAGTGTAATGCCATTTGAAAGTGCAGTGGTGGTTGTGGATTGTTTCTTCTGTGAAGGAATAAAGGTGATATTTCAGTTAGCACTTGCTGTCCTCGAAGCTAATGTAGACAAGCTGCTTAACTGTAAAGATGATGGAGAAGCCATGACAGTCTTGGGAAG atATTTGGACAGCATAACTAATAAGGACAGCACTCTTCCTCCCATTCCTCATCTTCACTCCCTGCTCAGTGATGATGTAGAGCCTTATCCTGAGGTGGATATCTTCAGGCTAATCAGGTCTTCCTATGAG aaATTTGGAAGTATCCGGGCAGATTTAATTGAACAAATGAGATTCAAACAAAGACTGAAAGTCATCCAAACCCTAGAAGATACTACGAAGCGCAATGTG GTACGAACTATTGTGACAGAGACTTCTTTTACTATCGATGAACTGGAGGAACTATATGCACTTTTCAAG GCAGAACACCTGACCAGCTGCTACTGGGGAGGAAACAGCAATGCCACGGAGCGGCACGACCCCAGCCTGCCTTACCTGGAGCAGTACCGCATTGACTTTGAGCAGTTCAAGGGCATGTTcgccctcctcttcccctgggCATGTGGAACTCACTCAGATATATTGGCTGCCCGCTTGTTCAGGCTTCTGGATGAAAATGGAGACCTGCTCATCAACTTCCGTGAATTCGTCTCTGGGCTAA GTGCAGCGTGCCATGGAGATCTCACAGAGAAGCTGAAGCTCCTGTATAAAATGCATGTTTTGCCTG ATCCATCCCCTGAGCAAGAAGAGCCAGACTCTGCTTTTGAAGCTACTCAGTACTTTTTTGAGGACATCACACCAGACTGTACACATG TTGTTGGCCTAGACAGCAGGAACAAACATGGAGTAGTAGATGATGGGTTTGTTACAGTGAGTCTGAAAACAGACAAAG GCAAGAAGAGCTCACAAGAGAATCGAAATTACCTGAGAATGTGGAGCCAAGAGAATAAATCCAAAGCAAAAACCACAAAGGACTTGCCAAAGCTGAATCAG GGGCAGTTCATTGAGCTGTGCAAGACGATGTACAACATGTTCAGTGAAGACCCCAATGAGCAGGACCTGTACCATGCTACGGCTGCCGTGACGAGCTTGCTTCTGGAGATCGGGGAGGTTGGGAAGCTCTTCAGCATGCAGCCCCCCAACGACACAGACAGCAGCAACAACTGCAGCAAAGCTATTCAGAGCGAGCTGTTCCAGAAGAAGGAGCACCAGCAGTACGCCCTGGAACAGCACAAGGCATTCCGGGGCAGCCTCATGGCCAGCGAGGAGGAGGCCGCTTGCACCGACAGCGCCCTGGGCATGCAGATGGAAGACATTAAGCTGGAAGACTCTTCTCCCAGGGACAACGGAGCCTGTTCCTCCATGCTCATTTCCGATGACGACACGAAAGATGACAGTTCCATGTCCTCCTACTCGGTGCTGAGCGCGGGCTCACATGACGAGGAGAAGCTGCACTGTGAGGACATCGGGGAGGACACAGTTCTGGTGCGGAGCAACCACACCCCTGCCCTCCGCAGGAGCACAAGCATTGACAGGGACTGGGCCATCACCTTCGAACAGTTTTTAGCCTCCCTTCTGACTGAGCCAGCGCTGGTCAGGTACTTTGACAAGCCTGTGTCCATGATGGCTAGGATTACTAATGCTAAAAACATAAGGATGAGGGGTAAACCAATAACCTCGGCCAGTGACTATGAAATCTCTACTATGTCGGGATAA